The Geothrix sp. DNA segment AGGTCGTGCTTGGTTGCGGCCGCCTCCAGCACGCGGATGCCCTCCGGCACCACCTCCTTGCCGATGCCGTCGCCCGGGATGACTGCGATCCGGAAGTCGCGCATGGGGATCTCCTCAGAAGAAACCTGCAAATGCCGCTGAAGGGCAATGAATGGCGCCGAAAAGACGCGGTGTTTCGGCCCTTCACAATATCCGACTGACGAGTAGACTTCGCAGCGAAATCCCCACCATGGAGGCTCCCCATGAGCCAGGCATCCGTTTCCGGAACGGCCGCGGCCGCAGATCCGTCCGGCTGGCAGGGCGCGCGGCCCGGCCCCGCCCTGGGCACCTTGATCCTCGGTCTGCTGCTGTATGTGGGACTGCCGAAGCTGGTCCCGGTGCCCGACGCCAAGCTCTTCGCGGGGCAGCCCGTGGCGGCCAGACCCGCGCCACCCGCCAAGCCGGCGCCAAAGCCCGAAGCCAAGCCCGCCGCGCCGGTGGCGACGCCAGCGACGACGCCGGCGAAGCCCCTCACTAAGGTCCAGCTGGAGGTCAAGGCGAAGGCCGAAGCGGAAGCCAGGGCCAAGGCCGAAGCCGATGTGAAAGCCAAGGCGGAGGCTGAAGCCAAGGTGAAAGCCGAGGCCGATGCCAAGGCCAAGGTGGAGGCCGAGGCCAGGCGGAAGGCCGACTGGGAGAAGGGACTGCACCTCTTCGCCATCTTCGTCACCACCATCGTGGGCATCATCCTGAAGGCCCTGCCCATGGGTGCCGTGGCCATGATCGGCATCGCGGTCACGGCCCTCAGCGGCACCCTCAGCATCGCGGATTCCATGAGCGGGTTCTCCGACGTGGTGATCTGGCTCATCGTCCTGGCCTTCTTCATCTCCCGGGGGTTCATCAAGACCGGCCTCGGCGCCCGCATCGCCTACACCTTCATGGCGCTGCTGGGCAGGCGGACCCTGGGCCTCAGCTACGGCCTGGCGGCTACGGACCTCGTGCTGTCACCCGCCATCCCCAGCAACACGGCCCGCGGCGGCGGCATCGTCATGCCGATCATGGCCTCGCTGGCCCGGGCCTACGGCAGCCACCCTGGCGACGCCAGTGCCCGCAAGATGGGCTCCTTCCTCACGCTGACGGCCTACCAGGTGAACTGCGTCACCAGCGCCATGTTCCTCACGGCCATGGCGGCCAACCCCCTGGCGCAGAAGCTGGCGGGCGACCTCAAGGTGACCATCTCCTGGGGCGGCTGGGCCCTGGCCGCCCTGGTGCCGGGCCTGGTGGCGCTGCTCGTGGTGCCGTTCCTCCTCTACAAACTGCATCGGCCCGAGATCACCGAAACCCCGGAGGCGGTGGTGATGGCCAAGGGCCACCTGCGGGACCTGGGGCCCATCAAGCGGCAGGAGTGGGCCATGCTGGGCGTCTTCGTGCTGCTGCTGGTGCTCTGGATCTTCGCCAAGCAGCTGGGCGACCTGAACCCCACCACCTCGGCGCTGGCGGGCCTGGCCGTGCTGCTGCTGACGGGCGTGCTGAACTGGGAAGACATCAAGGCCGAGACCGGCGCCTGGGACACCCTCGTGTGGTTCGCGGCCCTGGTGATGATGGCCAGCTTCCTCAACAAGCTGGGCATGGTGCCCTGGTTCAGCAAGACCATGGGCGGCATGGTGGCGGGCAAGGGCTGGATCGCCGCCTTCCTGGTGCTGGCCCTGGTGTACTTCTACAGCCACTATTTCTTCGCCAGCAACACGGCCCACGTGGCCTCGATGTACGCGGCCTTCCTCGGCGTGTCCATCGCGGCGGGGGCGCCGCCCGTGCTGGCCGCCCTGGTGCTCGCCTTCTTCAGCAACCTCTTCGCGGGCATGACCCACTACGGGACGGGCCCCGCGCCGGTGCTCTTCGGCACGGGCTACGTGGAGGTCGGCACCTGGTGGCGCCTGGGGCTGCTCGTCAGCCTCGTCAACATCGTCATCTGGGTGGGCATCGGCGGGCTGTGGTGGAAGGTGCTGGGCCTCTGGTAGCTTTTCTCACCTACGAAAAAGCCCCGCCATCTGGCGGGGCTTTCTGTTTCAGGACAGGCCTCAGGCGAAGAGCCTGGACAATCCGTAGGCGACCACAGTGGAGGTGCTCACGCCGATGAGGCCGGGGACCATGAAACTGTGGTTGAGGAGATACTTGCCGATCCGCGTGGTGCCGGTGCGGTCCATGTTGATGGCGGCGAGGTCGCTGGGGTAGAAGGCGAAGAAGAAGTAGGCGTAGCTGGCGGGGATCAGGCCCAGCAGCAGGGGCGTGGGCAGGCCCAGGGCGTAGCCGAAGGGCAGCATGATGGTGAGCGTGGCGGCCTGGCTCTTCACGAAGGCGGACACGCAGAACATGGCGATGGCGAAGGTCCAGGGGGCGTGCTGCACCATGGCCTTGATGTTGGCGATGAGGTAGCCCTCGTTGGCCTTGATGAAGGTCTCGCTCATCCACGCGATGCCGAAGATGGAGACGACGGCGATCATGCCCGCGATGAACACGCTGGAACGGGCGATGTCGGGCGCCTTCACCTTGGTGGCGAAGAGGATGAACGACCCGAAGGCCAGCATGATGATCTGCACCACCGTGGTCATGGGCACGGGCTTGCCGCCCACCAGAGGCAGCAGGCCGGGCTTGAGCGCGATGATCACGATGCTGATGACGCCCGCGAAGAACAGAGCCACGGAGAGCTTGGCCGTGAAGGGGATCTCCATGCCCAGGGTGCTCACGTTGGCGTCGAGCGCCTTGGCGAAGTCGGGATCCTTCATGCGCTCGAGGAACTCGGGATCCTGGTCCAGCTCCTTGCCGCGGTTGTAGCTCCAGGCCGCGGCGGCCAGCACGCCGATGATGCCGGCGGGGAGGGTGATGCGGATGATCTCGAAGAGGCCCACGGGGTGGCCGTTCTTGGCGGCCATGGCCAGGAAGGTGGTGACGGCGGCGGCCACGGGGCTGGCGGTGATGCCCATCTGCGAGGCCACGCTGGAAATCGCCATGGGGCGCTCGGGCCGAATGCGGGTCTTCAGGGCCACGTCCGAGATGACCGGCAGCAGCGCATACACCGCATGGCCGGTGCCCACGCAGACCGTGAGCAGGAAGGTGGACAG contains these protein-coding regions:
- a CDS encoding anaerobic C4-dicarboxylate transporter — protein: MSPALMFWIQFVLVLGAILIGIRKGGVALGLIGGLGVAVLVLGFRVAPGVPPIDVMLIILAVVTASATLQVAGGLDYLVQLTERVLRAHPKQVTILAPLSTFLLTVCVGTGHAVYALLPVISDVALKTRIRPERPMAISSVASQMGITASPVAAAVTTFLAMAAKNGHPVGLFEIIRITLPAGIIGVLAAAAWSYNRGKELDQDPEFLERMKDPDFAKALDANVSTLGMEIPFTAKLSVALFFAGVISIVIIALKPGLLPLVGGKPVPMTTVVQIIMLAFGSFILFATKVKAPDIARSSVFIAGMIAVVSIFGIAWMSETFIKANEGYLIANIKAMVQHAPWTFAIAMFCVSAFVKSQAATLTIMLPFGYALGLPTPLLLGLIPASYAYFFFAFYPSDLAAINMDRTGTTRIGKYLLNHSFMVPGLIGVSTSTVVAYGLSRLFA
- a CDS encoding anion permease; amino-acid sequence: MSQASVSGTAAAADPSGWQGARPGPALGTLILGLLLYVGLPKLVPVPDAKLFAGQPVAARPAPPAKPAPKPEAKPAAPVATPATTPAKPLTKVQLEVKAKAEAEARAKAEADVKAKAEAEAKVKAEADAKAKVEAEARRKADWEKGLHLFAIFVTTIVGIILKALPMGAVAMIGIAVTALSGTLSIADSMSGFSDVVIWLIVLAFFISRGFIKTGLGARIAYTFMALLGRRTLGLSYGLAATDLVLSPAIPSNTARGGGIVMPIMASLARAYGSHPGDASARKMGSFLTLTAYQVNCVTSAMFLTAMAANPLAQKLAGDLKVTISWGGWALAALVPGLVALLVVPFLLYKLHRPEITETPEAVVMAKGHLRDLGPIKRQEWAMLGVFVLLLVLWIFAKQLGDLNPTTSALAGLAVLLLTGVLNWEDIKAETGAWDTLVWFAALVMMASFLNKLGMVPWFSKTMGGMVAGKGWIAAFLVLALVYFYSHYFFASNTAHVASMYAAFLGVSIAAGAPPVLAALVLAFFSNLFAGMTHYGTGPAPVLFGTGYVEVGTWWRLGLLVSLVNIVIWVGIGGLWWKVLGLW